From the Nitrobacter hamburgensis X14 genome, one window contains:
- the pyk gene encoding pyruvate kinase has protein sequence MRRLRRIKILATLGPASSDSAMVRRLFEAGADVFRINMSHTTHDKMRELVATIRNVEGSYGRPIGILVDLQGPKLRIGSFADGPIQLSNGDTFVLDSDNSPGDKTRVHLPHPEILAALRPGHTLLLDDGKVRLIAEETSPGCAVTRVVVGGRMSDRKGVSLPDTDLPMSAMTPKDRSDLDAALEAGVDWIALSFVQRADDVAEAKKMIRGRASVMAKIEKPQAIDRLPEIIEMADALMVARGDLGVELPLEQVPGLQKQMTRLARRAGKPVVIATQMLESMILSPVPTRAEVSDVATAVYEGADAIMLSAESAAGKYPVEAIATMNRIGEEVERDPTYRGVLNAQRPQPEPTVGDAIADAARQIAETLDLSAIICWTSSGSTALRVARERPKPPVVAITPNLATGRKLAVVWGVHCVVAEDAHDQDDMVDRAGSIAFRDGFAKAGQRIIIVAGVPLGTPGATNMTRIAFVGPNGETGV, from the coding sequence ATGAGACGTCTGCGCCGTATTAAGATCCTCGCCACGCTCGGACCGGCTTCATCCGACAGCGCCATGGTCCGCCGCCTGTTCGAGGCGGGTGCCGACGTGTTCCGCATCAACATGAGCCACACCACGCATGACAAGATGCGCGAGCTGGTGGCGACGATCCGCAATGTCGAGGGCAGCTACGGTCGCCCGATCGGCATCCTGGTCGACCTGCAGGGACCCAAGCTCCGGATCGGCTCGTTTGCCGATGGCCCCATCCAGTTGAGCAATGGCGACACGTTCGTGCTGGATTCCGACAACAGCCCCGGGGACAAGACCCGGGTTCACCTTCCGCACCCGGAAATCCTGGCGGCGCTGCGCCCCGGTCACACGCTGCTGCTCGACGACGGCAAGGTGCGTCTGATCGCCGAGGAAACCTCGCCCGGGTGCGCCGTGACCCGCGTCGTCGTCGGCGGCAGGATGTCCGACCGCAAGGGGGTCAGCCTGCCCGATACCGATTTGCCTATGTCGGCGATGACGCCGAAGGACCGTTCCGATCTCGACGCGGCGCTGGAAGCCGGCGTCGACTGGATCGCGCTGTCGTTCGTGCAGCGCGCCGACGATGTGGCCGAAGCCAAGAAGATGATCCGTGGCCGCGCCTCGGTGATGGCCAAGATCGAGAAACCGCAGGCCATCGACCGGCTGCCCGAAATCATCGAAATGGCGGATGCCCTGATGGTCGCGCGCGGCGATCTCGGCGTCGAACTGCCGCTCGAACAGGTGCCCGGTCTTCAGAAGCAGATGACACGGCTGGCGCGGCGCGCCGGCAAGCCGGTCGTGATCGCGACGCAAATGCTGGAATCGATGATCCTGTCGCCGGTGCCGACCCGCGCCGAAGTCTCCGACGTCGCCACCGCAGTTTACGAAGGCGCCGACGCCATCATGCTCTCCGCCGAGTCAGCGGCCGGAAAATACCCGGTCGAAGCCATCGCGACCATGAACCGGATCGGCGAAGAGGTGGAGCGCGACCCGACCTATCGCGGCGTGCTCAACGCGCAGCGCCCCCAGCCGGAGCCCACTGTCGGCGACGCCATCGCCGACGCCGCCCGGCAGATCGCCGAAACACTCGACCTCTCCGCAATCATCTGCTGGACCAGTTCCGGGTCGACGGCGCTGCGTGTGGCGCGCGAACGTCCGAAGCCGCCCGTGGTCGCCATCACCCCGAACCTCGCGACCGGCCGCAAGCTGGCGGTGGTGTGGGGCGTGCATTGCGTGGTCGCGGAAGACGCCCACGACCAGGACGATATGGTCGATCGCGCCGGCTCGATCGCTTTCCGCGACGGATTTGCCAAGGCAGGCCAGCGCATCATCATCGTGGCGGGTGTGCCGCTCGGCACGCCCGGCGCGACCAACATGACACGCATCGCCTTCGTCGGTCCGAACGGCGAAACCGGCGTTTAG
- a CDS encoding tetratricopeptide repeat protein, with protein MPQRFPAIGWFCLAILLAVAGALMPAVASAQAPPHSGPQLAPPETAQPNELPEPTSKLPGIPKDQVRGLDFLFGALKAAPDEESASHVEARILALWSRTSSDTTVLLMQRVKVATDAQQFGIALKLLDAVLNLHPDYIEGWSQRATLYYMRNDYQRSLEDIEQVLIREPRHFGALAGLGMIMQELGDDRRALDAFRKALAVNPHLANVRELVKTLTEKVEGRDI; from the coding sequence ATGCCACAGAGATTCCCCGCGATCGGGTGGTTTTGCCTCGCAATTCTGCTCGCCGTCGCTGGAGCCCTGATGCCTGCGGTCGCGTCCGCCCAGGCTCCGCCGCACAGCGGCCCGCAGCTTGCGCCGCCCGAGACCGCTCAGCCCAACGAGTTGCCGGAGCCGACCTCGAAGCTACCGGGAATCCCCAAGGATCAGGTCCGCGGACTCGATTTCCTGTTCGGCGCTCTCAAGGCCGCACCGGACGAGGAGAGCGCGAGCCATGTCGAAGCGCGGATCCTGGCGCTGTGGAGTCGGACTTCGAGCGACACGACGGTACTTTTGATGCAGCGGGTGAAGGTTGCGACGGACGCCCAACAGTTCGGCATTGCGCTCAAGTTGCTCGACGCGGTGTTGAATCTGCATCCCGATTACATCGAGGGATGGAGCCAGCGGGCGACACTGTACTACATGCGGAACGACTACCAGCGTTCGCTTGAGGACATCGAGCAGGTGTTGATCCGCGAGCCGCGCCACTTCGGGGCGCTCGCAGGTCTCGGCATGATCATGCAGGAGCTTGGCGACGACAGGCGCGCGCTCGATGCCTTCCGCAAGGCGCTCGCCGTCAATCCCCATCTCGCGAACGTGCGGGAGCTGGTCAAGACGCTGACCGAAAAGGTCGAGGGGCGCGATATCTGA
- a CDS encoding alpha/beta fold hydrolase, translated as MIVVVIAATLAALALITQAGVLVLNRMHSAAGKIIGVAGARIHVVDIGPRDSDVPPVVMIHGASSNLETMRLPVGDMLAKNRRVILIDRPGHGWSSRDRLSDSTPSVQARMIEEALGKLGVTGAVLVVHSWAGSLGSLMALNYPQRVAGLVMLAPVAYPWPGGVGAYNKVVTTPVIGPLLAYTITLPLGLALVRPGTRSVFLPQAMPLDYVRAAAIALVLRPREFLANARDLVMLKAAVAGQAPRYAAIKVPTVVIHGDADETVSLDIHSRPFAAAVPGANLIVLPGVGHMVQNAVPGLVVREIEQMAAAPQRLVGRPEPTGEHQRPMRQLP; from the coding sequence ATGATCGTTGTCGTTATCGCCGCGACGCTGGCGGCTCTGGCGCTGATTACGCAGGCCGGCGTGCTTGTCCTCAACCGCATGCATTCAGCGGCAGGCAAAATAATCGGCGTCGCCGGGGCGCGAATTCACGTCGTGGACATCGGGCCGCGCGATAGCGATGTGCCGCCGGTCGTGATGATCCATGGCGCGAGTTCGAATCTGGAAACGATGCGCCTGCCGGTCGGGGACATGCTGGCGAAAAACCGTCGCGTCATCCTGATCGACCGGCCGGGTCATGGCTGGAGCAGCCGCGACCGGCTGTCGGATTCCACGCCCTCGGTTCAAGCTCGCATGATCGAGGAGGCGCTCGGCAAGCTCGGCGTGACCGGGGCTGTCCTCGTCGTGCATTCGTGGGCCGGCTCGCTCGGTTCGCTGATGGCGCTGAACTATCCGCAACGCGTCGCCGGTCTGGTGATGCTGGCGCCGGTCGCCTATCCGTGGCCGGGCGGGGTCGGCGCCTACAACAAAGTCGTCACCACACCGGTGATCGGACCGCTGCTGGCCTACACCATCACGTTGCCATTGGGGCTGGCACTGGTCCGGCCCGGAACGCGCAGCGTCTTCCTGCCGCAGGCCATGCCGCTCGATTACGTCAGGGCCGCCGCGATTGCGCTGGTGCTCAGGCCACGCGAGTTTCTTGCAAATGCGCGCGATCTCGTCATGCTCAAGGCGGCGGTCGCCGGGCAGGCGCCGCGTTACGCAGCCATCAAGGTTCCGACGGTCGTTATCCACGGGGATGCGGACGAGACCGTGTCGCTCGACATCCATTCGCGCCCGTTCGCCGCGGCGGTGCCCGGCGCGAATTTGATCGTGCTGCCCGGCGTCGGGCATATGGTGCAGAACGCGGTGCCGGGTCTGGTCGTCCGCGAGATCGAGCAGATGGCTGCCGCGCCGCAACGGCTTGTTGGCCGGCCCGAGCCGACAGGCGAACATCAGCGCCCTATGCGGCAGCTACCCTAG
- a CDS encoding sigma-54-dependent transcriptional regulator yields MTATILIADDDAVQRRLVENMVRRCGYDAIVVEGGDAAIAALTASDGPVIDALILDLVMPGLDGMGVLAKIREAGISVPVVVQTAHGGIDNVVSAMRAGAHDFVIKPVGIERLQVSLRNALNASALKGELRRVRHSREGRLSFADIITRSETMANVMRVARKAASSSIPVLIEGESGVGKELFARAIHGTGERSAKPFVAVNCGAIPDNLVESILFGHEKGSFTGATERHTGKFVEASGGTLFLDEVSELPLTAQVKLLRALQEGAVEAVGGRKPVKVDVRVISATNRRLLDRVKAGQFREDLFYRLHVLPLTIPPLRTRRDDIPNLLRHFLARFCAEENRTINGISGEAMAGLSQLNWPGNIRQLENAVYRAVVMSEGEQLGLPDFPLIGAQPATDAEANEPLIMEPMLRRPSPDVVSGNEIPIAPLPDAGSLAMLTYDGEIRPLEELEADIVRFAISHYRGQMSEVARRLKIGRSTLYRKLDDIAAKEEQ; encoded by the coding sequence ATGACTGCCACCATTTTGATCGCGGACGATGACGCAGTGCAGCGCCGACTCGTCGAAAACATGGTGCGGCGGTGCGGCTATGACGCGATCGTGGTCGAGGGCGGCGATGCCGCCATCGCCGCACTGACGGCCTCCGACGGCCCCGTCATCGATGCTCTCATCCTCGACCTCGTGATGCCCGGCCTCGACGGCATGGGCGTGCTGGCGAAAATCCGCGAAGCCGGCATCAGCGTCCCCGTCGTGGTCCAGACCGCGCACGGCGGCATCGACAACGTGGTCTCGGCGATGCGTGCCGGCGCGCATGACTTCGTGATCAAGCCGGTCGGCATCGAACGTCTGCAGGTGTCCTTGCGCAATGCGCTCAACGCCAGCGCGCTGAAGGGCGAATTGCGGCGCGTCCGCCACAGCCGCGAGGGCCGCCTCAGCTTCGCCGACATCATCACGCGCAGCGAGACCATGGCCAACGTGATGAGGGTCGCGAGGAAGGCCGCGAGTTCGTCGATCCCGGTCCTGATCGAGGGCGAGTCCGGCGTCGGCAAGGAGCTGTTCGCGCGCGCCATCCACGGCACCGGCGAGCGCAGCGCCAAGCCGTTTGTCGCCGTGAACTGCGGCGCGATCCCGGACAACCTCGTGGAGTCGATCCTGTTCGGCCACGAGAAGGGATCGTTCACCGGCGCAACCGAACGCCACACCGGCAAGTTCGTCGAGGCCTCCGGCGGCACCCTGTTTCTCGACGAAGTGAGCGAACTGCCGCTGACCGCACAGGTGAAGCTTCTGCGCGCGCTGCAGGAAGGTGCGGTGGAAGCGGTCGGCGGCCGCAAGCCGGTCAAGGTCGACGTCCGCGTTATCTCGGCCACCAACCGCAGGCTGCTCGATCGCGTCAAGGCGGGACAGTTCAGGGAAGACCTGTTCTATCGCCTCCACGTGCTGCCGCTGACGATCCCGCCGCTGCGAACGCGGCGCGACGACATCCCGAACCTGCTGCGGCACTTCCTCGCGCGCTTCTGCGCCGAGGAAAACCGGACGATCAACGGCATCAGCGGCGAAGCGATGGCGGGGCTGTCGCAGCTCAACTGGCCGGGCAACATCCGCCAGCTCGAAAACGCGGTGTACCGCGCGGTCGTCATGAGCGAGGGCGAGCAGCTTGGCCTCCCGGACTTTCCGCTGATCGGCGCGCAACCCGCGACAGACGCCGAGGCGAACGAGCCATTGATTATGGAGCCGATGCTCCGGCGACCGTCGCCCGACGTGGTCTCCGGTAATGAAATACCCATAGCGCCGCTGCCTGATGCAGGCAGCCTGGCGATGCTGACTTACGACGGTGAAATACGTCCGCTTGAGGAGCTGGAAGCAGACATCGTTCGCTTCGCGATTTCACACTATCGCGGACAAATGTCCGAGGTGGCGCGTCGGTTGAAAATCGGGCGGTCCACGCTCTACCGCAAACTCGACGACATCGCCGCGAAGGAGGAACAGTAA
- a CDS encoding DUF1244 domain-containing protein, whose translation MTIDDKTKTELEAAVFRRLVAHLQSRSDVQNIDLMNLAGFCRNCLSNWLKEAADAKGAVMTKDDSREAVYGMPYETWKAQHQGAATPDQLAAMKKSQSGH comes from the coding sequence ATGACTATTGATGACAAAACAAAAACGGAACTGGAAGCCGCGGTATTCCGGCGTCTGGTCGCGCATCTGCAATCCCGTAGCGATGTTCAGAATATCGACCTGATGAACCTCGCCGGCTTCTGCCGCAACTGCCTGTCGAACTGGCTCAAGGAGGCCGCCGACGCGAAAGGGGCCGTCATGACCAAGGACGACAGCCGCGAGGCGGTGTATGGCATGCCCTATGAGACCTGGAAGGCGCAACATCAGGGCGCGGCGACGCCGGACCAGCTCGCAGCGATGAAGAAGAGCCAAAGCGGTCACTGA
- the ykgO gene encoding type B 50S ribosomal protein L36 — MKVRNSLKSLRARHRDNRLVRRKGRVYVINKTQRRFKARQG, encoded by the coding sequence ATGAAGGTCCGTAACTCGCTGAAATCGCTGCGTGCGCGTCATCGGGACAACCGTCTGGTCCGCCGCAAGGGCCGGGTCTATGTGATCAACAAGACCCAGCGCCGTTTCAAGGCTCGTCAGGGCTGA
- a CDS encoding L,D-transpeptidase family protein: MRDYSTNRTGFDRILTVLAATFLTVSTSAAFAQTDIAKKSASELAIDAAIPMPEPANVPPPTAADFKMDNVPPAPPIVGASKPADHKTSDTTATDTKPADTKAAGTADSEAPSNVTAASDTKASGATTTSSDTKASDSKAAETKPADAKPADVAATPADGIKTNEATKDEPKKDATATITPAATPPAATATAPAAKQPGEPVKAASNVPPADQPVAEKLHELLDTKATKLFDRKAERTAIETFYAARSYAPLWTEGGTLNAQAKGVIARLKDAAADGLDPADYPVPDFAAASSPDQFADADLKLTASMMNYARQAQSGRMHWSQVGADIQYPEHPIDPEQVLTNVTTAKDASAALDSYNPPQKLYRELKQKLAELRKTSEGPVVEIAEGPSLVFRKNAVMEDPRVPQIRAKLGVTQNPDDAHFDADVAAAVREFQTRNHLQPDGIAGNNTIRALNGPRKGHQIDTIIVNMERWRWLPRELGAPSLGNAYAILNIPDYTLKVMQHGAQLWSTRVVVGKPGIHATPLLTETMKYITVNPTWNVPPSIIYKEYLPALQQDPTVLERMGLKLERDRNGGIHISQPPGDRNALGRIRFNFPNKFLVYQHDTPDKYLFAKEKRAFSHGCMRVQNPDQYAATLLNIALPQEHYTPEKIRGMYGRKEFDIKFPTPIPVNITYQTAFVDHAGKLQIRPDVYGSDAKMLALLRNPKGRDLEAVIAHAQPNYSRPKGDIPQQGVAFNENRGFGGGFDNGGPSFFERLFGFQTPPPQVEDRRRRIWR; the protein is encoded by the coding sequence ATGCGAGACTATTCGACTAACCGGACCGGATTCGACCGGATCCTGACGGTCCTTGCCGCGACGTTTCTAACGGTGTCCACCTCGGCAGCATTTGCCCAGACCGACATCGCGAAGAAGAGCGCCAGCGAACTCGCAATCGACGCCGCAATTCCGATGCCGGAGCCCGCGAACGTTCCGCCGCCCACCGCAGCCGATTTCAAGATGGACAATGTGCCGCCCGCGCCCCCGATCGTCGGCGCGTCGAAACCGGCTGACCACAAGACCTCCGATACGACAGCGACCGATACGAAACCGGCTGATACCAAAGCGGCCGGCACTGCGGATTCCGAGGCGCCTTCGAACGTGACGGCTGCCTCCGACACAAAGGCCTCCGGCGCAACGACGACTTCGTCCGACACCAAAGCTTCCGACAGCAAGGCGGCTGAGACAAAACCAGCGGATGCCAAACCGGCCGATGTCGCGGCCACTCCTGCGGACGGCATCAAGACGAACGAAGCGACCAAGGACGAGCCGAAGAAGGACGCGACCGCGACGATCACGCCCGCCGCTACGCCTCCAGCGGCGACCGCCACTGCGCCGGCAGCCAAGCAGCCGGGCGAACCCGTGAAGGCCGCGAGCAATGTCCCGCCGGCGGATCAGCCGGTGGCCGAAAAGCTGCACGAATTGCTCGATACCAAGGCCACAAAACTCTTCGACCGCAAGGCCGAGCGAACAGCAATCGAGACATTCTACGCGGCGCGGAGCTATGCGCCGCTATGGACGGAAGGCGGCACACTGAATGCGCAGGCCAAGGGCGTGATCGCGCGTCTCAAGGACGCCGCGGCCGACGGCCTCGATCCCGCCGACTATCCGGTGCCCGACTTTGCCGCAGCGTCATCGCCGGACCAGTTCGCGGACGCCGACCTCAAGCTGACCGCGAGCATGATGAACTACGCCCGCCAGGCCCAGAGCGGCCGGATGCACTGGTCGCAGGTCGGCGCGGATATCCAGTATCCCGAGCATCCCATCGATCCCGAGCAGGTTTTGACGAACGTCACCACCGCGAAGGATGCCTCCGCGGCGCTCGACAGCTACAACCCGCCGCAAAAACTCTATCGCGAGCTGAAGCAGAAGCTGGCCGAACTGCGCAAGACGTCGGAAGGCCCCGTGGTCGAAATTGCCGAAGGTCCGAGTCTGGTGTTCCGCAAGAATGCCGTGATGGAGGATCCGCGCGTGCCGCAGATTCGCGCCAAGCTCGGCGTCACTCAAAATCCCGACGATGCCCACTTCGACGCCGATGTCGCTGCCGCCGTGCGGGAATTCCAGACTCGCAATCACCTCCAGCCCGACGGCATCGCGGGCAACAACACGATCCGCGCCCTGAACGGTCCGAGGAAGGGTCACCAGATCGACACCATTATCGTCAACATGGAGCGCTGGCGCTGGCTGCCGCGCGAACTCGGCGCTCCGTCGCTCGGCAACGCCTACGCCATCCTGAATATTCCTGACTACACGCTCAAGGTGATGCAGCATGGCGCGCAGCTCTGGAGCACCCGCGTCGTCGTCGGCAAGCCGGGAATCCATGCCACGCCGCTGCTGACGGAAACGATGAAGTACATCACCGTCAATCCGACCTGGAACGTGCCGCCGTCGATCATCTACAAGGAATATCTGCCCGCCTTGCAGCAGGATCCGACCGTGCTGGAGCGCATGGGTCTCAAGCTGGAGCGCGACCGCAACGGCGGCATCCACATTTCGCAACCGCCCGGCGACCGCAATGCGCTGGGCCGCATCCGCTTCAATTTTCCGAACAAGTTCCTAGTGTATCAGCACGATACGCCGGACAAATACCTGTTTGCCAAGGAGAAGCGCGCTTTCAGCCACGGCTGCATGCGGGTTCAGAACCCCGATCAGTATGCGGCGACGCTGCTCAATATTGCCCTGCCGCAGGAGCACTACACTCCGGAGAAAATCCGAGGCATGTATGGCCGGAAGGAATTCGACATCAAGTTCCCGACTCCGATTCCGGTCAACATCACCTATCAGACCGCGTTCGTGGATCATGCCGGCAAATTGCAGATCCGCCCCGACGTCTACGGCAGCGATGCCAAGATGCTGGCGCTGCTTCGCAACCCCAAGGGCCGCGATCTCGAAGCGGTGATCGCCCATGCCCAGCCGAACTATTCCCGCCCCAAAGGGGACATCCCGCAACAGGGCGTCGCCTTCAATGAAAACCGCGGGTTTGGCGGCGGTTTCGACAACGGCGGCCCGTCGTTCTTCGAGCGGCTGTTTGGATTCCAGACCCCGCCCCCCCAGGTCGAGGACCGCCGCCGCAGGATTTGGCGCTAG
- a CDS encoding DUF2312 domain-containing protein produces MATAVAAKEEPATRFAKDQLKAIIERIERLEEEKKTLSDDIRDVYAEAKGNGYDVKALRTIVRMRKQDANERAEQETILETYMQALGML; encoded by the coding sequence ATGGCCACCGCTGTCGCCGCCAAGGAAGAGCCCGCGACCAGATTCGCGAAGGACCAGCTCAAGGCCATCATCGAGCGCATCGAGCGGCTCGAAGAAGAGAAGAAGACCCTTTCCGACGATATTCGCGACGTCTATGCCGAAGCCAAGGGCAATGGCTACGACGTCAAGGCGCTGCGGACGATCGTGCGGATGCGCAAGCAGGACGCCAACGAGCGTGCCGAGCAGGAAACGATCCTGGAGACCTACATGCAGGCGCTGGGAATGCTGTGA
- a CDS encoding DUF882 domain-containing protein, protein MLAGFARVLKSLSIPRAGYHIGLSSLLLLAGAGSVHDAAALNETRTLSFHHTHSSEDLTVTFKRNGRYDEAALKQLNHFLRDWRSQEQTTMDRHLFDILWEVYRDVDARQPINIVSAYRSPATNAMLRRRSKHTGVARFSQHMLGHAMDFFIPGVPLEKIRFAGLRLQRGGVGFYPKSGSPFVHLDTGHVRHWPRMTHDQLARVFPNGRTVHIPSDGNPLPGYQLAMADIEKRGQNADEDGAVNSKPSNFLLALFRGKSADEDDEPDGAPAARPANQTTVASAAPAASADPVPLPRAKPPAAFRLASADVLTVPAAQPTTKQAASGKPQTPADIINARGFWDEIPSAPKQATPQQVIAAISARQALAKADPQPTSSISDTFQALAYAPPPAKDVRRARIVAATASIPPVRRAAPARNPMAVGGVTTVVAKGAQGQGTVVSTSRRLAPAATRDSDVWMRAMILAPSASRTMSATALGDQDMTLMQVYFEKPDRAITMTFSDNPQMGIVCNRFTGSAVASLTTTALAN, encoded by the coding sequence GTGCTTGCTGGTTTTGCACGCGTTTTGAAATCGTTGTCGATTCCACGCGCCGGTTATCACATCGGCCTGTCGTCGCTTCTGCTGCTGGCGGGCGCGGGATCGGTGCATGATGCCGCCGCGCTCAACGAAACGCGCACCCTGTCGTTTCATCACACCCATTCCAGCGAAGACCTGACCGTCACCTTCAAGCGCAACGGCCGCTACGACGAAGCCGCGCTGAAACAGCTCAATCACTTTCTCCGCGACTGGCGCAGCCAGGAGCAGACCACCATGGATCGTCACCTCTTCGACATTCTCTGGGAGGTCTACCGCGATGTCGACGCCCGGCAGCCGATCAACATCGTCTCCGCCTACCGCTCCCCCGCCACCAATGCCATGCTTCGCCGCCGCTCCAAACACACCGGCGTCGCGCGCTTCAGCCAGCACATGCTCGGCCACGCAATGGACTTCTTCATTCCCGGCGTGCCGCTCGAAAAAATCCGTTTCGCCGGACTTCGCCTGCAACGCGGCGGCGTCGGCTTCTATCCCAAATCGGGCTCGCCCTTCGTTCACCTCGATACCGGACATGTGCGGCACTGGCCGCGCATGACCCACGACCAGCTGGCGCGCGTCTTCCCGAACGGCCGCACCGTGCATATTCCCTCCGATGGCAACCCCCTGCCCGGCTATCAACTGGCGATGGCCGACATCGAGAAGCGCGGCCAGAACGCGGATGAAGACGGGGCGGTGAACAGCAAGCCGTCGAATTTCCTGCTGGCGCTATTCCGCGGCAAGTCCGCCGACGAGGACGATGAACCGGATGGCGCGCCGGCTGCACGGCCGGCAAACCAGACCACGGTCGCCTCCGCAGCACCGGCTGCGTCGGCCGACCCGGTCCCGCTGCCCCGGGCGAAGCCGCCCGCGGCCTTCAGGCTCGCATCCGCTGACGTCCTGACCGTTCCGGCCGCACAACCCACCACGAAACAGGCCGCGTCCGGCAAACCCCAGACCCCGGCCGACATCATCAATGCCCGCGGCTTCTGGGATGAAATCCCGTCGGCCCCGAAGCAGGCCACGCCGCAGCAGGTGATCGCGGCGATCAGCGCCCGCCAGGCACTCGCCAAAGCCGACCCGCAACCGACCTCCAGCATCTCCGATACCTTCCAGGCGCTGGCCTATGCGCCGCCACCGGCGAAGGACGTCCGCCGCGCACGAATCGTCGCGGCGACCGCATCGATCCCGCCCGTCCGGCGCGCCGCCCCCGCGCGCAATCCGATGGCCGTCGGCGGCGTGACCACCGTCGTCGCCAAAGGCGCACAGGGCCAGGGCACGGTCGTGTCCACCTCGCGCCGACTGGCGCCAGCGGCCACGCGCGACAGCGATGTCTGGATGCGCGCGATGATCCTCGCCCCGAGCGCGAGCCGCACGATGTCGGCAACGGCCCTCGGCGACCAGGACATGACGTTGATGCAGGTCTATTTCGAAAAGCCGGACCGGGCGATCACAATGACCTTCTCCGACAATCCGCAGATGGGAATCGTCTGCAATCGATTTACCGGATCGGCTGTCGCCAGCCTGACCACGACGGCGCTCGCTAATTGA
- a CDS encoding DUF1036 domain-containing protein, producing the protein MTKSDQCLPPPFSRRVSTAGLLPALGILVVCLWSAPAAADFRLCNNTPGRVGIALGYKDAEGWTTEGWWNVSSRACETLLRGTLIARYYYIYALDYDHGGEWSGQAFMCSRDKEFTIRGTDNCLARGFDRTGFFEIDTGDQRAWTVQLTESGEHGPQRVPGLPAPGAVPSLPDPAGGTPPGVGLTPDALPGRKP; encoded by the coding sequence ATGACAAAATCAGACCAATGCCTTCCTCCACCGTTCTCGCGGCGCGTGAGCACTGCGGGCCTCTTGCCTGCGCTCGGCATCCTCGTCGTCTGTCTGTGGTCGGCGCCCGCGGCAGCGGACTTCCGGCTCTGCAACAACACGCCGGGCCGCGTCGGCATCGCCCTCGGCTACAAGGACGCCGAGGGCTGGACCACCGAGGGCTGGTGGAACGTCTCATCGCGTGCCTGCGAAACGCTGCTGCGCGGCACGCTCATCGCACGTTATTATTATATTTATGCTCTAGATTACGACCATGGCGGCGAATGGTCGGGACAGGCTTTCATGTGCTCGCGCGATAAAGAATTCACCATCAGAGGTACCGACAATTGCCTCGCGCGCGGTTTCGACCGCACCGGCTTCTTCGAGATCGATACCGGCGACCAGCGCGCGTGGACCGTGCAATTGACGGAGTCCGGCGAACACGGACCGCAGCGCGTGCCAGGGTTGCCTGCGCCGGGCGCGGTTCCGAGTCTGCCCGATCCCGCGGGCGGAACGCCTCCAGGCGTAGGACTGACGCCAGATGCGTTGCCCGGACGCAAGCCATGA